In the Trichoderma atroviride chromosome 4, complete sequence genome, GCGCCAGAAAGCTTCGTACCGGCGTCATTTTATTGTTTTACCCAGCCGCCGGTGCCTTCTATTGGAAGACCTGGAACATCCTGGCTCATTTCCTGACCTGCGGCGGCGATCGTTGACTAGCAGCGCTGGTTAGCTCTGCAGGACGGCGGCTGGGCTAGCGGCCTCTTGCAGGCCTGGCCGTTTCAGCGtgattggcgatggcctctttttgctttggcATTCTCGTCATTCTTTCTGCAACGCAGCGCAATGCTCGCCCCCGCCATATAGCATACAGCTATGAACCCTGTTTCCACCTTTGTACGGAGTAGACAATGCAGTGCGtaagtacaagtacatgctTGTACCAACTGCTGTGTGTACTAATAATAGGTACAGCATACGCACAAGCTTGGGTGAGGAGAGCCTTGTTGGGCGCCCCTTGATCTGGCAGAGAGTCGCGGGCCACGGCCGATGCGAGGAGCCGGCAGCAGGCTCCGTCCCGGCATCAGGCAATGCGGAATGCGGTGAGCAGCGgatacatacttgtactgcAGCTCGACGGAGCAGGCAGAGCAGAGCGCAGCTCTTGATCCTCTTGCGCGcgctctctcctctccccgcTCTGCAAATTGGATTGTCGCTCGAGTCGTCGACATGGCCGTAGTCGTCGTAGCCGTGCTCCGTGACAGCAGCACTTCTGGTGCCTTGCATATTGCGAGCGACGAGTGATTCGCTTTGGCGCCAGACCGGCGCTGAAAAAGCAATTTCCCAGAGGCCACCCCCTTCCTCAGGAGTGGCACCCCCTTGTCTCGCTTTGCGCACATCCCTGGCATCCCCCCTCCTTGGGTTATTGATCTCCGTGGGTCAATGCCATGGAGACTGACCAGGTCCCCCCTCCCCCATGCATCCAGCTCCGTTTTTCTACCTGTCCTGCCCTCCCTTTTGACGCTTCGTTCttgttcatcatcttcagtTGCGGtttgcccttttttattCCTCCAACAGAGAGTTATTGTCTGCTCTCTATCACACTCTTTTTAAACTCAGGTTCATCACGCCAATTACTCTCGTTttttgatatatatatatcccttCTTGTTTTACTTTCGTCAGGTCAGTACATTCGAGGTGTCCAAGAATCGCGGTTGCTGTCTGCGGCTGTGTTCGTATAGCACAGAGATATATATCGACATCGGTCAGGATAGTTGGTCTAATCAGTTGCGATCCGTGAGCAGTGCGCATTAGAGATAAAACCGCAAAGATGAAGTACTCGATtctggctgcctctttggcTGCTAGCGCTTTCGCCAGCCCTTCTCacaaccatcaccaccaccaccacgcgaagaaggcggctgctgccaagGTCGAGAAGCGAGACGCAAGCGTTGTCAccaccgtcgtcgtcggcccAACCGCCACCCAGTACGTGCTCGATGGCAAGCCCGTTGACGCTGCCGCGGCCAAGGACGGTCTGGCCAAGGGCGAATACGTTGTCGTCGGAGAGACCCAGCCAACTTACGTCccccccgccgccgcctcctcctgctcctcctgcgCCCTCCAGCACCGCTGGCGACATGAAGGCCCAGTTCATTGAAGAGGCCGTTTCCTCGTCAGCTCCCGCGTCGACTTCGACCACTGCTCCCCCGCCACCGCCCACGACCTCGGCCCAGCCCACGACCAGCCAGGCGGCTCCTCCCAAGTCCTCGGCCCCTGCCCAGCAGCCCTCTGGTGGTACCGGATTGACCGCCAACTTCCCCAGCGGAAAGATCCCTTGCTCCGAGTTCCCGTCCGACTACGGCGCGGTGGCCCTGGACTACCTGGGCACCAAAGGCTGGTCTGGTATCCAGTATGTGCCTGATTATACTCTGGCTTCCGAAGTCATCAACGAGATTATCACTGCGGTTTCTGGCCAGGGCTGCAAGCCAAATGCTATGTGCTCTTATGCTTGCCCTCCTGGTTACCAGAAGACTCAGTGGCCCAGCGCTCAGGGCTCTACCCTGGAGTCCATTGGTGGCCTCTACTGCAATGCGGATGGAATGCTCGAACTCACTCGCCCCTCGCACCCCACGCTTTGCCAGCAAGGTGCTGGTGGTGTGACCGTCAAGAACGATCTCGATGATTCCGTTTGCACTTGCCGTACCGACTACCCTGGTATTGAGAGCATGGTCATTCCCGCATGTGCCACCGCTGGCGAATCCATTCCCATCACCAACCCCATTGAGTCCGACTACTATGTCTGGGACAACAAGCAGACCTCTGCCCAGTACTACATCAACAAGAAGGGTTACTCAGTCGCCGACTCTTGCGTCTGGACCAGCGCTCTCGATAAGACGGGTGCTGGCAACTGGGCTCCTGTCAACCTCGGTGTTGGCCAGACTTCCGATGGCACCACttggctttccatcttccagaaCCTGCCCACCAGCACTGCCCTGCTGGACTTCAACATTGAGATTACCGGCGATGTCAGCAGCAAGTGCTCATACGTCAACGGCGTGTGGACCGGCGGTAGCAATGGTTGCACGGTAAGCAACCCCCAAAatcgaaaagaaagacaagtAGAAATAGAAAACTAACATGAGTTTGATAGACCTCGATGCCCAAGGGCGGTAACGCTATCGTTCGATACTTTTAAGACGACGGCTCCGGGATGAATCTTGTTGAAATATTCTCCAGTACTTATAATTAGATATTCGTGTGCATATTACTTGTGCGGAGCACGTGGTGGGAGGTAATCTGGGCCGTTTTTGTCGTGCGACGACCAACTTGGTTCGAAGTCTGTATAGATGGAAGGGGGACGAACTCGCGATACCAGGAGGGCCATTGAAAGCATCATTCGGCCTTCCACTAGTGCACTTGCGCCTCTCTTCTGCTGTCCCTGGCTGCATGCCCGCCAGATGCCGCGTGTGGTATATAGACATACGCCTTCTTTGGCGGTGCACAGTACTTGGATCTCATTTaatgttgctttttttcttgtctctttgCTGTCTACGGGTTTATTGTTTCCAATTATAAAAAGTCTGCTCACGCAGCAGTTGGTTTTGGGGTGAAGATATAATGAGTCGTTGATAAATTAGAATTCCATGGCGGTTCCCGCTCCAGACTCCCTTTCCTTTCGTAGCCGATCGTTCCTCTCGTCCTGTTCCTCTTTCAATCTGGCCTCCACGTCGTCTCTGAAGCCGCCTAAATCGGGAGGGATGACCTGCATCTGAACGCTTGGCGCTCCTTGTACGAAGCGTAACTGCTCTGTAACATGCTGAACGATATCCTGTAAACGCTTCTGGGGATTGCGATTCTGTCGCGGCTCGCCCAAGATTTGTTCCAGCGTGGGGAAGAGGGTATCTTGGCGAAACTGTTCTCTCCATGGAGTATGCTCTGGCAAGATAGGGTTGATTTTGTCTTGACAGTCGATGGCTATGCTGGTCTCGTATGTCCACGCCCGGGCTACATTCCGTGGAGTGTAGCCGCCTCCACCAAAGAGAATCATGGGGATGTTCATCCTCTTGCAAAACGCAACACACGCTCCATGCCCCTGCACTTGCAGATTGAACCGACCCAGACGATCTCCTGCTAGGGAGTCAGCACCACACTGAAGGGCGATGGCACCTGGGCGAAATTTCTCAACTATCCTGccgatgatgttgttgaatAGCATATCGTATTGTTCGTCCGTAATACCATCGTTGAGCGGAACATTGACGGCGTGGTGTGCTCCGGGATTATGCTCGCTCTTAGGGCCATTATCATCTAATGCACCAGTGCCAGGAAAGAAGTTGTTGGGATCGTATTTATGGAATGAGCAAGTCATGACTCTGTCTGTTGAGAAGAACGCCTCTTCGACGCCATCGCCGTGATGCACGTCAATATCAATGTATAAAACGCGTGGATAGAACCGTAGCAACTCCAGAATAGCAATGACAATATCATTAATGTAGCAAAATCCAGAggcctcggccttcttcgcgTGGTGTAGGCCACCTCCCCACGCAATAGCAATGTCGGACTGCTTGGAGCAAATTTtcctggcagcatcaagcgCGCTCCCGGCAGACATGGAGCAGTAGTCATAGAGGCCGTCAAATAATGGACAGTCTGAACCGCCCAGGTTAAACTTCAGATCTGGATTCTGGCTCTCAAGATCCCGTGGAACCGGCTCGGGGAGGACGGTGCCCAGAAAATCGAGATAGTCGGTAGAGTGGAATGAAGCCAGCTCTTCATATGTAGCAGCCCGGGTTACAAAGTTGTCCATTGCAAAGGACATGCCGTATGAGTAGATGAGGCTCTTGGAGAGTGTCAGACGCCAGGGCTTCATCGGATGCGTCATGCCAAAGTGGTGCTGCTCCATATCCGGGTTGCAGTGAAAGGAGACATTGTGGCCTTTGGGGCGCGTGATGCCCGATTCTTCGGCCATGCGTTTGCACTGTTGATAGTATTTTGCATTTTCCGCTTCACCAGCTAAGCCAAGAGGTTGGACGTATTCCTGAACTATGTCGTGATCAGGGTCGATGTCCAGTTTATGAGGGAGGTAGTTTGGCTTAGGAACACGGAATCTGTAGGCGTCCATGATGGGTGACGGTGCTGGGTCTGCTGAAATtagggagatggagaggtTAAATGGCAATAGATGATTTATTATGAGAGAAAATCACTTGTCGGTGCAGCGTCGTGACGCTCACCCCCTTGGCGGATGAGACCGTAACGCTGGGCAGAGTGCGAGGATTGGAGCTGCAGCGTAATGCCAAAGACCTGAACAAGGGTGCACGTGAGAAGCGCTGCTTTTTGATCAGTTGTGAATAGATACGCGAATGGGTATAGAGCTGAATAATGCTATTTCGGAGTAAagcgaagaggagagaagaaaagagatggaCTCTCATAACATTATGAGAGATGTAGATGAAGTTACTACTGCAGCAGTAAAGTGGACTGGGATTGGCTACGCTAAAGTCTGTTCCAGATTGAAAGAGCGACTCGGCTTCATCCAGCAGTGTCACGTGAGAGGCGCGCTTGTTCTTGATTAAGCTTTTGCAAGGACAGAGTCACTGAGGTGAGGTaaagcagcagagcagagtcATTATTCATTATCCTGGAAAATATTTatcatcttccttcttcttatcaGAATCTTTACTAGATTGATCCCCTTCTCCTTTCATGTTTTCTATGACTTTATGAAAtgacgagctgctggagtTCAGAGCACTGGACTGCGAACTGCTACAGTATAGCTTTCGAGGCTCGTATTACAGAACAAGCTTTGCGGAACATTTCCGGGTGGCTAAGCCTCGGAACATGCTGGAAGCCCCTGCACCCACCACCCGATTTTGACGTACTTGCATCTCCTAGCCTGCATAAACCTCCAAGCTTGCCCCATCACTAATTCTGCATCTCCTCCGAATTGGCAGC is a window encoding:
- a CDS encoding uncharacterized protein (CAZy:GH132) yields the protein MASPLTLPRPRTVWPRANTLSSERPSQLTSPPPPPPPAPPAPSSTAGDMKAQFIEEAVSSSAPASTSTTAPPPPPTTSAQPTTSQAAPPKSSAPAQQPSGGTGLTANFPSGKIPCSEFPSDYGAVALDYLGTKGWSGIQYVPDYTLASEVINEIITAVSGQGCKPNAMCSYACPPGYQKTQWPSAQGSTLESIGGLYCNADGMLELTRPSHPTLCQQGAGGVTVKNDLDDSVCTCRTDYPGIESMVIPACATAGESIPITNPIESDYYVWDNKQTSAQYYINKKGYSVADSCVWTSALDKTGAGNWAPVNLGVGQTSDGTTWLSIFQNLPTSTALLDFNIEITGDVSSKCSYVNGVWTGGSNGCTTSMPKGGNAIVRYF
- a CDS encoding uncharacterized protein (TransMembrane:1 (i77-96o)); the encoded protein is MLVPTAVCTNNRYSIRTSLGEESLVGRPLIWQRVAGHGRCEEPAAGSVPASGNAECGEQRIHTCTAARRSRQSRAQLLILLRALSPLPALQIGLSLESSTWP